A region of the Sporolituus thermophilus DSM 23256 genome:
CTGGGCCAAGGCATCCTCCACTTCGGCCGTGACCGCCAGCAGTTGCTTTAGCCCGGCTGCCTCCCGGCTGACGCCGGCATACTGCTGGACCGCGCGGCGCAACCTATCCCGCAAGGCCGCTATCCGGGGCTCCTGCGGCCCCCCAGCCCCAATGCGGCCGGTCACCCGCGCCGCCTCCGCTTCGAGCGAGGCGGGGTCGGGGTTTACGTGTTCAACCATTGCCGCCCAGGCATGGGCCGCCTCACCCGCTTTCGCGCCGAACACCTGGGTCGCCGCAAGCCCGCTGCCAGCCAGGCGGTTCGCGCCGTCAAAATTGCCGGCGCACTCGGGGGTGGCGTAGAGACCGGCAATGGTGGTGCGGCACTGCTCGTCGATGAAAATGCCGCCCATCAGATAATGAGCGCCAGGCGCCACTTCCACCTTAGCCGTCGCCGGGTCAACGCCATGGGCTCGGATATACTGGTACTGGGCAGTGCTAAGTCGTTTGCGGACAGCTTCTTCCCCTTGCGGTGAGTCGCCGACATACCACAGTAGTCCGCCCCGCGCCGTGCCCCGTCCCTCGCGAATGGTCCGGGCCATCAGGCGCATCGCCTCGTCCCGCACAGGCAGGGGCTTGGGCAGGACGGCCTTGCCTTCCTTATCGTAAACATTCCCGTCTAAGATGGCAGGATCAAGAAACTCGTAGTGAACAAAAGCGCCTTGCAGCGAGGGCGGCCAAACAATGACCGACGGATAAAACAGCACCATCTCCATATCTACCAGTTCGGCTCCGGCCCGATAGGCGTAAATTATGCCGTCGCCCGTGGCATCGGTCGGACAGTCGTTGACTTCCCACAGCCACTGACAGCCGCCGGTCGCCATAACAATTGCTTTCGCCCTCAGCAGCGTGAATTCGCCGGTGCGCAGGTCCATTCCGACCGCGCCGGCTACGGCCGGCTGCCCGCCGCTTGCTTTAATCAGTCCGGTTACATAAAAATCATCCCGGAGGTCTATGTGCGGATGGTTGCGGCAGGCCCGAGCCAAGGCGCCCGCCAAGCCGACGCCGCCGCCCCGGAAAAAGATATTGCGCGGCCGAGACTGGCCGGGGAATTGGCCGATGGCGAAATTTCCCGCTTCGTCTCGCACAATCCGGGCGCCGAAGCGTTCGGCGTCCAAAGCCCTGGCACAGGCATCCTCCGCCAAAACCTTGATAAGATTTTGGTCCCCTAACTCATAGCCGAACTTAACCGTATCCTGAAAAAATAACTCAGGACTGTCATCAGGATGGAACGGCGCCTGCATACCGCCGGCCGCCGTCAGGGTAATCCCCGACCTGGCCGCCGGCCCTTTATTGACCAGCATCACCGCCGACCCTGCCTCGGCCGCCGCCAAGGCGGCCCGCAGCCCGGCGCCGCCGCCGCCAATGACCAGGACTTCGGTCATCACTTGTTTGCTAACTTTCATTGCCGTCCCTCCTCTGCCTTGTCTTGCCCCGCCGGCAACGGCTGCGTGAAATCGACCACTACATCCCGCAAAAGCTTAAACTGGGAATGGGGCTCGATGACCACCGTTTCGCCCGGCCGCACCAGCGTCGTACAGCCGAACACGTCCTTGCCGTTTACCCGGACCAGGCAGGAGCCGCATTTTCCTTTAAAACAGGTTGACGTCCGGCAGGCAAAGGTCGGATCCAGGTCGTGAATTTTTGCAAGCAGTGCCATAACAGACAAAGGCTCGCTGCTTTCAACCGTGTATTCTTCCAGCCGCCCTGCAGTATCGCTGGCGGGATTAAAGCGGAACACTTTTGCCAAAATCTTTCCATTGTACGCACTCAATCCTCATCCCTCCCTGTTATTGGAGCTAGCCAGTGTTTCGGCAGCCAGCGCGATATTTCCTGCCAAAATAATCCATTTTGGACTTAATCCCTTAATTATTCTTTCTCTCGCTTCGCTCAGCCACCAGAATTAGTAGCTAAATAGCTTCAGCACCTTTTACGCACGTTAAAGTACCTTACGACCGGTATTTTTGCACCTATCCTTTTTAGAAAAATATACAAAATCAAGCAAAACAGTCAAATAAGGCCGTATTTTAATAATATCCAAGGGAATTTATGGTTGTTATTCCCTTGAAATATGCTATACTAATTACGTATTGTTCATCATATTTCTGCATTTCTTCTTTTAGCACTATTGTCAGAGGGGGAAGAACTATGCCAATAAGGATAGGGATTAACGGGTTTGGTCGCATAGGGCGAATGTGTCTAAGAGCGGCGCTACGCAACGAAGACGTGGAAGTTGTCGCGATTAACAGCACGTCCAGCCCCCAAGCGTCGGCTCACCTGTTAAAATATGACTCGGTCCACGGCAAGCTTACTAACACGGTTGAGGCTACCGACAGCGAAATCGTGATTGACGGCCGCCCAATCAGGGTAATATCTGACCGCAACCCCGCCAACTTGCCGTGGGGCAAGCTGGGCGTCGACATCGTCATCGAAGCCACCGGCAAATTTAATTCCGGCAAAGACTGTGAAATCCATCTTGAAAACGGAGCAAAAAAGGTCATCATCACCGCACCGGCCAAAGACAATGCCCCCACGTTTGTCATGGGGGTTAACCAAGCATCGTACCTTCCCGAAGTTCATCACATTGTGTCCAACGCGTCCTGCACTACCAATTGTTTAGCGCCAATCGTCAAAGTAATTCACGATAACTTTGGGATTGTCACTGGTATTATGTCAACTGTTCACGCCTTTACTACTGACCAGCGCAGCCTGGACAACAGCCACAAAGATCTTCGCCGCGCCAGAAGCTGCGTCCAATCAATCGTTCCGACGACAACCGGCGCCGCCAAAGCCATCGGCCTTGTTATCCCTGAGTTGAAAGGCAAGCTGAACGGGATTGCAATCCGTGTTCCGGTCCCGAATGTGTCGCTAACCGACTTAGTAGTCGAACTCAGTCGCGATGTTACGGTGGAAGATATCAATAATGCGCTGCGCAGCGCGGCCAACGGCCCGATGAAAGGCATCATCGAGTATTGCGACGAACCGCTTGTCTCCGCTGACTTCCTCGGTAACAGCCATTCGGCGATTGTCGATGCGCTTTCCACCATGATTGTCGGCCACCGGACCGCCAAAATTTTAGCCTGGTACGACAACGAATGGGGCTATTCCTGCCGGGTAATTGATCTGGCCCGTTACATTGGACAAAGACTGGCGCAGGCAGAAAACCAACCGGCTAGACTAAAAGCAGTAGGCTATTAGAAACTCTTCGGCGCGACGGGTAAGTAAAAAAAGCTGCCAGCTCCGGCCCTTCGGCCGGGCTGGCAGCTTTTATGCCATGCGATTACATCTGGCCACCCTGCAGCCCGCGCGGCAGCTGCAGAAAGCAGATTAAAGCGCCCTAGCTATAAAAGCTAGGCGACGGCGTTTAAAACATGGCAATAACTTTCAGGTATTTTTCCGGACGGGCGGCAATATCTTCCACCAGGGCCGGGACAGCCGCCATCGGGATGGTCTTGGTCACCAGGGCTCCTACGTTAACTTTTTGTTCAGCGATCAGCCGTAAACTTTCAGGGAACATGTTCACACTGTTGCGCGAGCCAACAACGTTTAGTTCCTTTTTGGTAAACAACGCCGTGGGCAGCGATATTTCGCTTTTCGGCCATCCAACCAGCGATATCCGGCCAGCATAGGCAACATAGTCAATACTGTTGCGGATAGCCCGGGCATCGCCCGACGCCTCGATTACCGCTTCACCCATCCGGCCATTGGTAATTGCCTTAATTTCCTGGACGGCATCCTGAACAACCGGATTTATGACATAGTTTATCCCCAGTTTTCCGGCAAGTTCCAATCTTGCGGCCACCGGATCGACGACGACCGGAACGGCCCCCAGCGTTAGTGCATACTGCGCTGCTAAAAGACCAATCGGCCCTGCGCCGGTAATCACCACATGTTCGCCGGCCTTTACTTGCGCCCGCTTAACCGCCTGCATGGCAATGACCAGCGGCTCGACCATTGGCATAATTTCCCAGGGAATATTATCTGGCGCTTTGTGGACTAAGTGTCGCGGGTGAGAAAAATATTCGGCCAT
Encoded here:
- a CDS encoding FAD-binding protein, with translation MKVSKQVMTEVLVIGGGGAGLRAALAAAEAGSAVMLVNKGPAARSGITLTAAGGMQAPFHPDDSPELFFQDTVKFGYELGDQNLIKVLAEDACARALDAERFGARIVRDEAGNFAIGQFPGQSRPRNIFFRGGGVGLAGALARACRNHPHIDLRDDFYVTGLIKASGGQPAVAGAVGMDLRTGEFTLLRAKAIVMATGGCQWLWEVNDCPTDATGDGIIYAYRAGAELVDMEMVLFYPSVIVWPPSLQGAFVHYEFLDPAILDGNVYDKEGKAVLPKPLPVRDEAMRLMARTIREGRGTARGGLLWYVGDSPQGEEAVRKRLSTAQYQYIRAHGVDPATAKVEVAPGAHYLMGGIFIDEQCRTTIAGLYATPECAGNFDGANRLAGSGLAATQVFGAKAGEAAHAWAAMVEHVNPDPASLEAEAARVTGRIGAGGPQEPRIAALRDRLRRAVQQYAGVSREAAGLKQLLAVTAEVEDALAQVRVPAMAVYNQALMDVLQLANMCEIARLVAGSALMREESRGHHFRSDFPRQDDTNWLKHTVAVKGETGPQFGVRPVIRL
- a CDS encoding 2Fe-2S iron-sulfur cluster-binding protein; this encodes MSAYNGKILAKVFRFNPASDTAGRLEEYTVESSEPLSVMALLAKIHDLDPTFACRTSTCFKGKCGSCLVRVNGKDVFGCTTLVRPGETVVIEPHSQFKLLRDVVVDFTQPLPAGQDKAEEGRQ
- the gap gene encoding type I glyceraldehyde-3-phosphate dehydrogenase is translated as MPIRIGINGFGRIGRMCLRAALRNEDVEVVAINSTSSPQASAHLLKYDSVHGKLTNTVEATDSEIVIDGRPIRVISDRNPANLPWGKLGVDIVIEATGKFNSGKDCEIHLENGAKKVIITAPAKDNAPTFVMGVNQASYLPEVHHIVSNASCTTNCLAPIVKVIHDNFGIVTGIMSTVHAFTTDQRSLDNSHKDLRRARSCVQSIVPTTTGAAKAIGLVIPELKGKLNGIAIRVPVPNVSLTDLVVELSRDVTVEDINNALRSAANGPMKGIIEYCDEPLVSADFLGNSHSAIVDALSTMIVGHRTAKILAWYDNEWGYSCRVIDLARYIGQRLAQAENQPARLKAVGY
- a CDS encoding zinc-binding alcohol dehydrogenase family protein, with product MKVVCLRAPGDIRIEETNRPERANDHVLIKVRSAGICGSDIGAYRGTNPLVTYPRIIGHEIAGEIVEVAADETMFAVGDRIVLEPYVYCGKCYPCSLGRTNCCENLTVLGVHIEGGMAEYFSHPRHLVHKAPDNIPWEIMPMVEPLVIAMQAVKRAQVKAGEHVVITGAGPIGLLAAQYALTLGAVPVVVDPVAARLELAGKLGINYVINPVVQDAVQEIKAITNGRMGEAVIEASGDARAIRNSIDYVAYAGRISLVGWPKSEISLPTALFTKKELNVVGSRNSVNMFPESLRLIAEQKVNVGALVTKTIPMAAVPALVEDIAARPEKYLKVIAMF